In one window of Henckelia pumila isolate YLH828 chromosome 1, ASM3356847v2, whole genome shotgun sequence DNA:
- the LOC140889769 gene encoding G-type lectin S-receptor-like serine/threonine-protein kinase LECRK3, producing the protein MTCAVHFCKMLNLMLVVLVPILATAQPYHNVSLGSPLNADNSNSAWLSPSGDFAFGFRQMVPGGGYLLAIWFDKIPEKTIIWSANRDNPAAKGSKIQIFTDGRFELVDPSAQPIWSAALARSGVAYGAMLDTGNFVLVGNASAVLWQSFDYPTDTILPSQIFNQGSRLVSSFSETNYSSGRFMFLMQSDGNLVSYSRNFPMDENIGPYWVSNTVGSGFHVIFNQSGYILLTAENGTILDILSSNGASTAQYYQRAILDYDGVLRHYVYPKSGDSTVGRPMSWSVLDSLPENICLSMPINSAWGACGFNSICSLGIDQRPDCSCPTGYSPMNPSDKMSGCKQDFVAQSCDQQSQDTSLFTFRDMPNTNFPGGDYISYEQVQEDWCRQSCLDDCLCALAFYGNNKCWKKSYPLLNGRLDSSIGGKALIKIRKGNATLAPPSNNSKKSNRSTLIITGSVLFGSSVFVNVLLLIALFLFGFHLKRRESKILHPHLANIRSFTFKELQEATNGFREELGSGACSTVYKGTLKNKNEGLIAVKKLNQIAKDSAQELKAEVNSISRTNHKNLVQLLGYCDEGENRLLVYQYMSNGSIASFLFQNSRPNWYQRVQIAFGTARGLCYLHEECSTQIIHCDVKPQNVLLDGSLVAKISDFGLAKLLRDDQTRTMTGIRGTRGYVAPEWFRNMPITVKVDVYSFGILLLELICCRRNVETGVAEEILADWAYDCYKDGTLHLLVANDEEASKDIKRFKKFVMVAIWCIQENPSLRPNMKRVLHMLEGSIEVPLPPDPESFID; encoded by the coding sequence ATGACTTGTGCTGTTCATTTCTGTAAAATGTTAAATTTGATGTTAGTTGTTTTGGTTCCAATATTAGCCACTGCGCAGCCCTATCACAACGTTTCTTTGGGCTCACCTCTCAATGCGGACAATTCGAATTCAGCTTGGCTATCGCCATCTGGTGATTTTGCTTTCGGGTTCCGACAGATGGTGCCCGGTGGAGGCTACTTGCTAGCCATCTGGTTCGACAAAATACCCGAAAAAACTATAATTTGGTCTGCTAATCGGGATAATCCAGCTGCAAAAGGATCCAAGATTCAGATTTTTACGGATGGGAGATTTGAGCTTGTTGATCCAAGTGCCCAGCCGATTTGGAGTGCTGCCCTGGCGAGGTCCGGTGTCGCATATGGCGCCATGCTTGACACGGGTAACTTTGTGCTGGTGGGCAATGCATCAGCTGTCTTGTGGCAAAGTTTTGATTATCCAACCGATACAATTTTACCGTCCCAGATATTCAACCAGGGTAGTAGATTGGTTTCCAGCTTTTCGGAGACGAATTACTCGAGTGGAAGATTCATGTTTTTGATGCAAAGTGATGGGAATCTTGTTTCTTACAGCAGAAACTTCCCCATGGACGAGAACATCggtccatattgggtatcaaatacTGTTGGCAGTGGATTCCATGTGATCTTTAACCAATCTGGATACATCCTCCTCACAGCAGAGAATGGAACTATACTTGATATTCTGTCTTCAAATGGCGCTTCAACCGCCCAATATTACCAGAGAGCGATATTGGATTATGACGGGGTTCTCAGGCATTATGTATATCCCAAGTCTGGTGATTCAACAGTTGGAAGGCCGATGAGTTGGTCCGTTTTGGACTCCTTACCCGAGAATATATGTCTCAGTATGCCGATCAATTCGGCATGGGGTGCGTGTGGCTTCAACAGCATATGCTCCTTGGGAATTGATCAGAGGCCAGATTGTTCCTGTCCCACGGGGTACTCTCCTATGAATCCAAGTGACAAGATGAGCGGATGCAAGCAAGATTTCGTCGCACAGAGTTGTGATCAACAATCACAAGATACATCCCTTTTCACCTTTAGGGACATGCCTAACACCAATTTCCCTGGAGGTGATTACATATCATATGAGCAAGTTCAAGAAGATTGGTGTCGACAGTCTTGTCTTGATGATTGTTTATGCGCCCTTGCTTTCTATGGCAACAATAAATGTTGGAAGAAAAGTTACCCTCTTTTGAATGGTAGACTTGACTCGAGCATCGGGGGAAAAGCATTGATAAAAATAAGGAAAGGCAATGCCACATTAGCCCCGCCTAGTAATAATTCGAAAAAGAGCAATAGATCCACTCTCATTATCACAGGATCTGTTCTGTTTGGAAGCTCTGTGTTCGTCAACGTACTCCTGCTCATTGCTTTATTCTTGTTCGGTTTCCATTTAAAACGACGAGAATCAAAGATTCTTCATCCACACTTGGCCAACATAAGAAGTTTCACTTTCAAAGAATTACAAGAGGCAACAAATGGATTCAGGGAAGAACTTGGAAGCGGGGCTTGCTCAACTGTGTACAAAGGGACTCTGAAGAACAAAAATGAAGGCTTAATTGCGGTGAAAAAGCTGAATCAGATAGCCAAAGATTCTGCACAAGAACTGAAAGCTGAAGTGAACTCAATCAGCAGAACTAACCACAAAAATCTGGTGCAGTTACTAGGATACTGTGATGAAGGTGAAAACAGGCTTCTTGTTTACCAATACATGAGCAATGGCTCGATAGCGAGCTTTCTTTTCCAGAACTCGAGGCCGAATTGGTACCAAAGAGTACAGATTGCATTTGGAACCGCGAGGGGACTCTGCTATTTGCATGAAGAGTGCAGCACTCAAATCATACACTGCGACGTCAAGCCTCAAAATGTACTCTTGGACGGATCCCTGGTAGCAAAAATCTCGGATTTCGGGCTTGCGAAACTTCTGAGGGATGATCAGACCCGAACAATGACCGGGATCCGGGGAACCAGAGGATATGTAGCTCCTGAATGGTTCAGAAACATGCCTATCACAGTGAAGGTTGACGTTTACAGCTTCGGTATCTTGTTGTTGGAGCTGATATGCTGCAGAAGGAACGTGGAAACAGGTGTGGCCGAGGAAATTCTGGCTGATTGGGCTTATGATTGTTACAAAGACGGTACACTGCACTTGCTAGTTGCTAACGACGAGGAAGCCAGCAAAGATATCAAAAGGTTCAAGAAATTCGTGATGGTTGCGATTTGGTGCATTCAAGAAAATCCATCGTTGAGGCCTAACATGAAGAGAGTTTTGCATATGCTTGAAGGATCTATTGAAGTGCCTCTTCCACCGGACCCTGAATCCTTCATCGATTAG